A single genomic interval of Streptomyces sp. BA2 harbors:
- a CDS encoding N-acyl-D-amino-acid deacylase family protein produces MDLVIRDARVIDGTGGASYRADVGVHEGRITEIRREGEGEGPRLTGAKTLDAQGLALAPGFIDMHAHSDLALLRDPDHSAKAAQGVTLEVIGQDGLSYAPVDDRTLAQVRQAITGWNGDGSDIDFDWRTVGEYLDRLDRSHGGHGIAVNAAYLIPQGTVRMYALGWDDRPATPAEVERMKQLVAEGMEQGAVGMSSGLTYTPGMYADDSELTELCKVVAQYSGYYCPHHRSYGAGALQAYEEMVNLTRTANCPLHLAHATMNFGVNKGKAPDLLALLDDALAQGADISLDTYPYTPGCTTLVAMLPSWASEGGPDAILTRLQDDETAEKIRHHMEVIGADGCHGVPIEWDKIEISGVSDPGLASCVGKTVAQSAAQRGEEPWITARRLLINDKLGSTILQHVGHEENVQAIMRHPVHTGGSDGILQGFKPHPRAYGTFPQYLGRYVRELDVLTLEDCVAHLTGRPAARLRLPDRGIVREGYRADLVFFDPETVAAGSTFDAPRTLPTGIPHVLIDGKFVMEDGRRTDVLAGRSVRRTP; encoded by the coding sequence ATGGACCTGGTGATCCGGGACGCCCGCGTCATCGACGGCACCGGAGGTGCCTCCTACCGAGCCGACGTCGGCGTACACGAGGGCAGGATCACCGAGATCCGCAGGGAGGGGGAGGGCGAAGGCCCCCGGCTCACCGGGGCCAAGACCCTGGACGCCCAAGGCCTGGCGCTAGCCCCCGGCTTCATCGACATGCACGCCCACAGCGACCTCGCCCTCCTCCGCGACCCGGACCACAGCGCGAAGGCCGCCCAAGGCGTCACGCTGGAGGTCATCGGCCAGGACGGCCTCAGCTACGCCCCCGTAGACGACCGCACCCTCGCCCAAGTCCGCCAAGCCATCACCGGCTGGAACGGCGACGGCAGCGACATCGACTTCGACTGGCGCACCGTCGGCGAGTACCTGGACCGCCTCGACCGCTCCCACGGCGGCCACGGCATCGCCGTGAACGCCGCCTACCTCATCCCCCAGGGCACCGTCCGCATGTACGCGCTCGGCTGGGACGACCGCCCCGCCACCCCCGCCGAGGTCGAGCGCATGAAGCAGCTCGTCGCCGAAGGCATGGAGCAGGGCGCCGTCGGCATGTCATCGGGCCTCACCTACACCCCCGGCATGTACGCCGACGACTCCGAACTCACCGAACTCTGCAAGGTGGTGGCCCAGTACAGCGGCTACTACTGCCCCCACCACCGCAGTTACGGCGCCGGCGCCCTCCAGGCGTACGAGGAGATGGTCAACCTCACCCGCACCGCGAACTGCCCCCTCCACCTCGCCCACGCCACCATGAACTTCGGCGTGAACAAGGGCAAGGCGCCCGACCTGCTCGCCCTCCTCGACGACGCCCTCGCCCAAGGGGCCGACATCAGCCTCGACACCTACCCCTACACCCCCGGCTGCACAACTCTCGTGGCCATGCTGCCCAGTTGGGCCAGCGAAGGCGGCCCCGACGCGATCCTGACCCGCCTCCAGGACGACGAGACCGCCGAGAAGATCCGCCACCACATGGAGGTCATCGGCGCCGACGGCTGTCACGGCGTACCGATCGAGTGGGACAAGATCGAGATCTCCGGTGTCTCCGACCCCGGGCTCGCCTCCTGCGTGGGCAAGACCGTCGCCCAGTCCGCCGCCCAGCGCGGCGAGGAGCCCTGGATCACCGCCCGCCGCCTCCTCATCAACGACAAGCTCGGCTCGACGATCCTCCAGCACGTCGGCCACGAGGAGAACGTCCAGGCGATCATGCGCCACCCCGTGCACACGGGCGGCAGCGACGGCATCCTCCAGGGCTTCAAGCCGCACCCGCGCGCGTACGGCACGTTCCCGCAGTACCTCGGCCGCTACGTCCGCGAACTCGACGTCCTCACCCTCGAAGACTGCGTCGCCCACCTCACCGGGCGCCCGGCGGCCCGCCTCCGCCTCCCCGACCGGGGCATCGTCCGCGAGGGCTACCGCGCCGACCTGGTCTTCTTCGACCCGGAGACGGTCGCGGCGGGCTCAACCTTCGACGCTCCCCGCACCCTCCCGACGGGCATCCCGCACGTCCTGATCGACGGCAAGTTCGTGATGGAGGACGGCCGACGCACGGACGTCCTCGCGGGCCGGTCCGTACGCCGGACTCCCTAG
- a CDS encoding amino acid deaminase: MAADNAADHSAGRAARELDRLAEERVDHRFKGLPPDAEGLTVGELAAQRRNLFTDGFTTPVLALSAERLEHNLALMETYSERHGLAFAPHGKTSMAPQLFARQIERGAWGITLAVPHQVRVARAYGVERIFLANELVDAAALRWIAGELDEDPSFRFICYVDSEAGVALMDAALREAGATRPVDVVVELGAGEGARTGVRTEAECVEIANAVAAADTLRLVGVAGYEGEVPDATPERVRAWLGRLTALAVEFDKANRFADLDEIVVSAGGSAWFDAVADVFAEIPELSVPVLKLLRSGAYVSHDDGHYRHLTPFNRIPDEGALHPAFRLWTQVVSRPTREQAFTNAGKRDAAYDIDLPEAQVVHRGGVDRPATGVTVTGLSDQHGWVRTAPEADLAVGDWVGLGLSHPCTSFDKWQLIPLVEADGTVTDYIRTYF; encoded by the coding sequence ATGGCCGCCGACAACGCCGCAGACCACTCCGCCGGACGTGCTGCCCGGGAGCTCGACCGGCTCGCGGAAGAGCGGGTCGACCACCGCTTCAAGGGCCTTCCGCCGGACGCGGAGGGCCTGACGGTCGGCGAGCTGGCGGCCCAGCGCCGGAACCTCTTCACGGACGGTTTCACCACCCCCGTCCTCGCCCTCTCCGCCGAGCGCCTGGAACACAACCTCGCTCTGATGGAGACGTACTCCGAGCGGCACGGCCTCGCCTTCGCCCCGCACGGCAAGACGTCCATGGCGCCGCAGCTCTTCGCGCGTCAGATCGAGCGGGGCGCGTGGGGCATCACCCTCGCCGTGCCGCACCAGGTGCGGGTGGCGCGGGCCTACGGGGTGGAGCGGATCTTCCTCGCCAACGAGCTGGTGGACGCGGCGGCGCTGCGCTGGATCGCTGGCGAGCTGGACGAGGACCCCTCCTTCCGCTTCATCTGCTACGTCGATTCCGAGGCCGGCGTCGCCCTGATGGACGCCGCTCTGCGCGAGGCGGGCGCGACGCGTCCCGTCGACGTCGTGGTGGAGCTGGGCGCGGGCGAGGGGGCGCGCACCGGTGTGCGTACGGAGGCCGAGTGCGTCGAGATCGCCAACGCGGTCGCGGCGGCGGACACGCTGCGCCTGGTGGGTGTCGCCGGGTACGAGGGCGAGGTGCCGGACGCGACGCCCGAGCGGGTGCGGGCCTGGCTGGGGCGTCTCACCGCGCTCGCGGTCGAGTTCGACAAGGCGAACCGGTTCGCGGATCTGGACGAGATCGTCGTCAGCGCGGGTGGTAGCGCGTGGTTCGACGCGGTGGCGGATGTCTTCGCGGAGATTCCCGAACTGTCGGTGCCGGTACTGAAGTTGCTCCGCTCCGGGGCGTACGTCTCTCATGACGACGGCCACTATCGTCACTTGACCCCGTTCAATCGCATCCCGGACGAGGGGGCGCTGCACCCCGCGTTCCGGCTCTGGACGCAGGTCGTTTCGCGGCCGACGCGGGAGCAGGCGTTCACCAATGCGGGGAAGCGGGATGCGGCGTACGACATTGACCTGCCCGAGGCGCAGGTCGTCCACCGGGGTGGGGTGGACCGGCCCGCGACGGGGGTCACGGTGACGGGGCTCTCGGATCAGCACGGGTGGGTTCGTACGGCCCCCGAGGCGGACCTCGCGGTCGGCGACTGGGTGGGCCTCGGGCTCTCTCACCCCTGCACGTCCTTCGACAAGTGGCAGCTGATTCCTCTGGTCGAGGCGGACGGAACGGTCACGGATTACATCCGTACCTATTTCTGA